One stretch of Aquimarina sp. Aq107 DNA includes these proteins:
- a CDS encoding AraC family transcriptional regulator, with protein MKKSIKPSLEKIVPEFGSSFFYENFSQEKMNKAPIWHYHPEIEIVYVNGGTGKRQIGSHMSYYRNGALMLIGSNLPHCGFTDSLTLNKSETIIQMLPDFLGNSFFNIPEMAGVNQLLEQAKKGIVFHGDTKRRIGARIEALGMLDPFDRLLGILKVFKEMQQTKDYSILNAEGFVIETSLQDNNRINLIFNFVQEEFTRPIPLEEIADKVSMSVPGFCRYFKKNTGKTFIQFVNEYRLVHAAKLLHEKQTSITDICYESGFSNFSHFNKLFKQFSGKTPSTYRNELKYVVS; from the coding sequence ATGAAAAAAAGCATTAAACCTTCTTTAGAAAAAATTGTTCCTGAGTTCGGTAGCTCATTTTTTTATGAAAACTTCTCTCAAGAAAAAATGAATAAAGCCCCTATTTGGCATTACCATCCTGAAATTGAAATTGTATATGTTAATGGAGGTACCGGAAAACGTCAAATAGGTAGTCATATGTCATACTACAGAAATGGAGCTTTAATGCTCATTGGTTCTAATCTACCTCATTGCGGTTTTACGGACAGTTTAACCTTAAATAAGAGTGAAACTATTATACAGATGTTACCAGATTTCTTAGGAAACTCTTTTTTTAATATCCCCGAAATGGCTGGAGTAAATCAATTACTAGAACAAGCAAAAAAGGGTATTGTATTTCATGGAGATACTAAACGCAGAATTGGTGCTCGTATTGAAGCCTTAGGCATGTTAGACCCATTTGATAGGTTATTAGGTATACTAAAGGTATTTAAAGAAATGCAGCAAACTAAGGACTACTCTATTCTTAATGCAGAAGGGTTTGTAATTGAAACATCATTACAAGATAATAATCGGATTAATCTGATTTTCAATTTTGTACAAGAAGAATTTACTAGACCAATTCCATTAGAGGAAATTGCCGATAAAGTAAGTATGAGTGTGCCAGGATTTTGTAGATATTTTAAAAAAAATACAGGTAAAACTTTTATTCAATTTGTAAATGAATATAGATTAGTTCACGCTGCAAAGTTATTACATGAAAAACAAACTAGTATTACAGATATCTGTTATGAAAGTGGATTTAGTAATTTTTCCCATTTCAATAAGCTTTTCAAACAATTCTCAGGAAAAACACCAAGTACTTATAGAAATGAATTAAAATATGTAGTCTCTTAA
- a CDS encoding DEAD/DEAH box helicase has product MTFRDLNLSTQLLNALDDLEFKTPTPIQEQAFSVVMSGKDVVGIAQTGTGKTYAYMLPILRMLKYSVQQNPRVLVLVPTRELVVQVVDEIEKLSTYINVRVTGVYGGTNINTQKQAVSEGLDIVVATPGRLYDLAVSRALQLKSIQKIVIDEVDVMLDLGFRHQLMNIFDILPQQRQNIMFSATMTEEVDKMISEIFRNPEKISVAKSGTPLENIKQFGYKVPNFYTKVNLLEHLLTDKETYHKTLIFVGYKKIADRLFEALEKKYKEEICIIHSNKTQNYRLRSIEQFRKGENRILIATDVMARGLDIENVSQVINLDTPEYPENYMHRIGRTGRAEKEGVSFVLTTEKEEEYLDAIEGLMEMQIAQLSLPDSVEISDQLTPEEQPKVKEIYNPHKRPNDDEAGVAFHEKKDKNKKVNLGGKYKREIKKKYKKPKTKGDKTFNLKHKKKKK; this is encoded by the coding sequence GTGACTTTTAGAGATCTAAATTTAAGTACACAACTCCTCAATGCACTGGATGATTTGGAGTTTAAAACCCCTACTCCTATTCAGGAGCAAGCATTTTCTGTAGTAATGTCCGGAAAAGACGTTGTGGGAATTGCACAAACTGGAACTGGTAAGACATATGCATATATGTTACCTATTCTAAGAATGCTAAAATATTCGGTACAACAAAATCCGCGAGTTTTAGTATTAGTTCCAACAAGAGAATTGGTAGTTCAGGTAGTTGATGAAATTGAAAAACTTTCTACATATATTAATGTTAGAGTTACCGGAGTATATGGAGGAACAAATATTAATACTCAAAAACAAGCTGTATCTGAAGGATTAGATATTGTAGTAGCAACACCCGGACGTTTATATGATCTAGCAGTAAGTAGAGCATTACAGCTAAAATCTATTCAAAAAATAGTGATAGATGAAGTCGATGTAATGCTAGATCTCGGTTTTAGACATCAATTGATGAATATATTCGACATACTACCTCAACAACGTCAAAATATCATGTTTTCAGCAACTATGACTGAGGAAGTAGATAAAATGATTTCTGAAATATTCCGGAACCCCGAAAAAATATCGGTTGCCAAAAGTGGTACTCCTTTGGAAAACATTAAACAGTTTGGATATAAAGTCCCAAATTTCTATACCAAAGTAAATCTGTTAGAACATTTACTTACTGATAAAGAAACATATCATAAAACATTAATATTTGTCGGGTATAAAAAGATAGCTGATCGATTGTTCGAAGCATTGGAAAAAAAATACAAAGAAGAAATTTGTATCATACATTCTAACAAAACACAAAACTATCGACTAAGAAGTATTGAGCAATTTAGAAAGGGCGAAAATAGAATTCTTATTGCTACGGATGTAATGGCCCGAGGATTAGATATAGAGAATGTAAGTCAAGTAATTAACTTAGATACTCCTGAATATCCTGAAAATTACATGCATCGAATAGGTAGAACTGGTCGAGCAGAAAAAGAAGGTGTTTCCTTTGTTCTTACTACAGAAAAAGAAGAAGAATACCTAGATGCTATTGAAGGATTAATGGAAATGCAAATAGCACAACTATCGCTTCCAGATTCAGTAGAAATATCGGATCAATTGACACCTGAAGAGCAACCTAAGGTTAAAGAAATATACAATCCTCATAAGCGTCCTAATGATGATGAAGCTGGTGTTGCGTTTCATGAAAAGAAAGATAAAAACAAAAAGGTTAATTTAGGAGGAAAGTATAAAAGAGAAATCAAAAAGAAATACAAAAAACCAAAAACGAAAGGGGATAAAACTTTCAACCTGAAACATAAAAAAAAGAAGAAATAG
- a CDS encoding L-threonylcarbamoyladenylate synthase, with protein sequence MAELIKLYNENPHPREVEKVVDSLRNGGLVIYPTDTVYGLGCDITNNRALERIAQIKGVKLAKANFSFICSDLSNLSDYVKQIDNRTFKLLKRTLPGPYTFILPGSNNLPTVFKKKRTVGIRVPDNNICKTIVENLGNPIVSTSIYDEDEVIEYTTDPELILEKWDNLVDVVIDGGYGGNMASTVIDLTSGEPVLVREGKGAIDII encoded by the coding sequence ATGGCAGAACTAATAAAATTATATAATGAGAATCCTCATCCTCGTGAAGTAGAAAAGGTGGTAGATTCCTTAAGAAACGGAGGACTGGTAATTTATCCTACCGATACCGTTTATGGATTAGGTTGCGATATTACTAATAATAGAGCTTTAGAACGTATAGCACAAATTAAAGGAGTTAAACTTGCTAAAGCAAACTTTTCATTTATCTGTAGTGATCTTAGTAATTTGTCGGATTATGTAAAACAAATAGATAATAGAACATTTAAGTTATTAAAAAGAACACTTCCTGGGCCCTACACATTTATTCTTCCGGGAAGTAATAATTTACCTACTGTTTTTAAGAAAAAAAGAACGGTAGGAATTAGAGTCCCTGATAATAATATTTGTAAAACTATAGTAGAAAATTTAGGAAACCCTATAGTTTCTACATCTATTTATGATGAGGATGAAGTTATAGAATATACAACCGATCCAGAATTGATTTTAGAAAAATGGGATAATCTAGTAGATGTTGTTATAGATGGGGGATATGGTGGTAATATGGCATCTACGGTTATAGATCTTACTAGTGGAGAACCTGTTCTTGTTCGAGAGGGAAAAGGAGCAATTGATATTATTTAA